One window of Desulfovibrio sp. genomic DNA carries:
- a CDS encoding DVU0524 family FlgM-associated protein has protein sequence MKRVVVSFGKARSFFEAGVDSSVLECFKKSEASPPNGINQRFPKVFWQAAEQAVRTETFMADANSAKLRIMLQGYEQQLLAARRLARFRVRMRLAHGDAPDDPDPAAHRHACVEKVARELYETLLFTGSDNPVVEDIRQELGKEVGQKVRFTYPPGQRLHIVGEGPEGMEPLPEDVQRKTRHALWRITRATVDKSMLEEPSRTESFVKPVAQSGAKAPSTE, from the coding sequence TTGAAACGCGTAGTTGTTTCGTTTGGCAAGGCGCGATCTTTTTTTGAAGCAGGAGTGGACTCTTCCGTCCTCGAATGTTTCAAAAAAAGTGAAGCAAGTCCGCCAAACGGAATAAATCAGCGTTTCCCTAAAGTTTTTTGGCAGGCAGCCGAACAGGCAGTAAGGACGGAGACATTCATGGCCGATGCCAATTCCGCTAAGCTGCGCATTATGTTACAAGGGTACGAACAGCAATTGCTGGCTGCCCGGCGTCTTGCGCGTTTTCGGGTTCGTATGAGGCTTGCTCATGGCGATGCGCCGGATGATCCTGATCCGGCCGCTCACAGACACGCCTGCGTTGAAAAAGTGGCTCGCGAACTGTACGAAACGCTGCTTTTTACAGGCAGTGACAATCCCGTGGTGGAGGATATCCGCCAGGAGCTGGGCAAGGAAGTGGGGCAAAAGGTACGTTTTACCTATCCCCCTGGTCAGAGGTTGCACATTGTGGGTGAAGGCCCCGAAGGCATGGAGCCGCTGCCAGAAGATGTGCAGCGGAAAACACGACATGCATTGTGGCGTATTACCCGTGCCACCGTTGATAAAAGCATGCTGGAAGAACCGTCAAGAACCGAAAGTTTTGTGAAGCCAGTGGCGCAGAGCGGCGCGAAAGCGCCCTCAACGGAGTAG
- the flgM gene encoding flagellar biosynthesis anti-sigma factor FlgM: MEIKNTTNSLFDPYAAGLDKSTEARNDTRLKARAEGTGTDASQGDKVTVSQDALLLTEARRAAQSAPDVRSEKVEALRIQVANGTYKPDSKLIAANLVREEPGLFKA; encoded by the coding sequence ATGGAAATCAAGAACACGACGAACAGCCTTTTTGATCCCTATGCCGCCGGGTTGGACAAAAGCACCGAGGCCAGAAACGACACGCGTCTGAAGGCGCGGGCGGAAGGAACCGGTACGGATGCGTCCCAGGGAGACAAAGTGACCGTTTCGCAGGACGCCCTGCTGCTGACAGAGGCGCGCCGCGCGGCCCAGAGCGCGCCGGACGTGCGTTCGGAAAAGGTGGAGGCCCTGCGCATCCAGGTGGCCAACGGAACCTATAAGCCGGACAGCAAGCTTATTGCCGCCAACCTTGTGCGCGAAGAGCCGGGCCTGTTCAAGGCGTAG
- a CDS encoding flagellar basal body P-ring protein FlgI, producing the protein MKLTILRNPVLWIFTAALLISMVLPAQAVRIKDIANFSGVRDNQLIGYGLVVGLAGTGDKKDSVFTMSSMKNMMDRMGIGVDSSALKTKNVASVMVTARMPVSAKPGTRLDVTVSSVGDATSLLGGVLLQTALKGVDGKIYTLAQGSLTVGGFSSQGKAASVSKNISTVGIIPGGGIVERGIPFEFNQQDKLTLHLRTADFSTAQQVAERVNGAMGGPFARAVDDMSITMDIPAQYRNNMVPLMASIENLDVSPDTAAKVVVDEKTGTVVLGRDVRIMRAAVAHGNLQITVQEGQQVSQPGPFSQGQTVVTPTTETNVREENRHLVIVEGATLQELVDGLNSIGATPRDLISILRTMQVSGALLAELEVI; encoded by the coding sequence ATGAAATTGACAATCTTGCGCAATCCCGTCCTGTGGATATTCACAGCAGCCCTGCTGATCAGCATGGTTCTTCCGGCGCAGGCCGTGCGCATCAAGGATATTGCCAACTTTTCCGGCGTCCGTGACAACCAGCTCATAGGCTATGGCCTGGTGGTGGGCCTGGCGGGCACGGGCGACAAAAAAGACTCGGTCTTCACCATGAGTTCCATGAAAAACATGATGGATCGCATGGGCATTGGCGTGGATTCTTCAGCGCTCAAGACCAAGAACGTGGCCTCGGTCATGGTGACGGCCCGCATGCCGGTGTCGGCCAAACCGGGCACACGCCTTGACGTTACCGTGTCTTCCGTGGGTGACGCCACATCCCTTCTGGGCGGCGTGCTGCTGCAAACGGCCCTCAAGGGCGTTGACGGCAAAATATATACCCTGGCTCAGGGTTCGCTGACCGTGGGCGGTTTTTCCAGCCAGGGCAAGGCAGCCAGCGTCAGCAAAAACATCAGCACCGTGGGCATCATCCCCGGCGGCGGTATTGTCGAGCGCGGCATCCCCTTTGAGTTCAACCAGCAGGACAAGCTCACCCTGCACCTGCGCACCGCTGACTTCAGCACTGCCCAGCAGGTGGCCGAGCGCGTCAACGGCGCCATGGGCGGCCCCTTTGCCCGCGCTGTCGATGACATGTCCATCACGATGGATATCCCTGCCCAGTACCGGAACAACATGGTTCCTCTCATGGCTTCCATTGAAAATCTTGACGTCAGCCCGGACACCGCCGCCAAGGTGGTGGTGGACGAAAAGACGGGCACAGTGGTGCTCGGACGCGACGTGCGCATCATGCGCGCTGCCGTGGCTCACGGCAATTTGCAGATAACCGTGCAGGAAGGGCAGCAGGTGTCGCAGCCCGGGCCTTTCTCGCAGGGACAGACAGTGGTGACCCCCACGACGGAAACCAATGTACGCGAAGAAAACCGCCACCTGGTTATTGTTGAGGGTGCGACCCTTCAGGAACTGGTGGACGGACTGAACTCCATCGGGGCCACCCCCCGCGACCTTATTTCCATCCTGCGCACCATGCAGGTTTCCGGTGCGCTGCTGGCGGAGCTGGAGGTAATATAA